Proteins found in one Miscanthus floridulus cultivar M001 chromosome 4, ASM1932011v1, whole genome shotgun sequence genomic segment:
- the LOC136548751 gene encoding F-box protein At1g47056-like produces the protein MRKDDFAPVLSSIVEATEEDHTANLPEDLLTLVFGLLGSGDRRRCSLVCHRWLAIEAASRFHLALDARAPLLADSTLPRLLVQFPTISKLALKCDRCAESKGDPALAQVADRLGPGLHHLKLRSLCVVIDDGVTVLAAATANLRKLFVGSCAFGAKGIEAVLHSCLHLEELSIKRFHGLAVAEPPKL, from the exons ATgcgaaaagacgattttgcccct GTCCTCTCCTCCAtcgtcgaggccaccgaggaggaCCACACCGCCAACCTCCCTGAGGATCTCCTCACCCTCGTCTTTGGTCTCCTTGGCTCCGGTGACCGTAGGCGCTGCTCCCTCGTGTGCCACCGCTGGCTAGCCATAGAGGCCGCCTCCCGCTTTCACCTCGCGCTCGACGCCAGGGCACCGCTGCTCGCTGACTCGACCCTTCCTCGCCTCCTCGTGCagttccccaccatctccaagctTGCGCTAAAGTGCGACCGCTGCGCTGAGAGCAAGGGTGACCCAGCTCTCGCACAAGTTGCCGACCGCCTCGGCCCGGGCCTTCATCACCTCAAACTCCGCTCCCTGTGTGTGGTCATCGATGATGGGGTCACCGTGCTTGCCGCCGCGACCGCTAACCTCCGTAAGCTCTTCGTCGGCTCCTGTGCCTTTGGAGCCAAGGGAATCGAGGCTGTCCTCCACTCCTGCCTCCACCTCGAGGAGCTGTCCATCAAGCGTTTCC